In Scyliorhinus canicula chromosome 18, sScyCan1.1, whole genome shotgun sequence, a single window of DNA contains:
- the LOC119953204 gene encoding uncharacterized protein LOC119953204, with protein MGFYHTVTFLCVILSTRTYLATQFLTLNCSHSVTGLFDRDTELPCKINTLHLMELRISKNGSTILNGSTHFRGAQGRIKLLHPNSLDISLIIQKTQLSDGGTYQYDVETTSGHRIQTITLKVKAPHHLSSVTGIPITTPVRTEILICNTIGYPLAQIHWFINGTSNLTSSANTSSVKTPQGLFNITSTLQIEGVNVSKGNYSCAVRNVEEIEYKLWQNFSILSDASNIEKLAEEEKKKKILIATSVILPGGLLVIAILVVLEFMRTRHSEVREPSETPMLSSDRRAEA; from the exons ATGGGTTTCTATCACACAGTGACTTTCCTTTGTGTCATCCTATCCACACGCACATACCTGGCAACAC AGTTCCTAACTTTAAattgcagccattcagtgacaggACTATTTGATAGAGACACAGAACTGCCATGCAAAATCAACACACTTCACTTGATGGAACTGCGTATATCTAAAAATGGAAGTACAATCTTGAACGGCAGCACACATTTCAGAGGAGCTCAAGGTCGAATTAAATTACTTCACCCAAATTCACTGGATATCTCACTGATAATCCAGAAAACACAATTGTCAGATGGTGGAACATACCAGTACGACGTGGAAACAACTTCGGGTCACAGAATTCAAACCATCACACTGAAGGTTAAAG CTCCACACCATTTATCAAGTGTGACTGGAATCCCAATAACCACACCAGTGAGAACAGAAATCCTCATTTGTAATACAATTGGATATCCGCTGGCTCAGATTCACTGGTTCATCAATGGAACAAGCAACCTGACATCTAGTGCTAATACTAGTAGTGTAAAAACCCCACAGGGTCTGTTCAATATTACCAGTACACTTCAGATCGAAGGAGTAAATGTTTCCAAAGGCAATTATTCTTGCGCTGTGCGGAATGTGGAGGAAATTGAATACAAACTGTGGCAAAACTTTTCAA TCTTGAGTGATGCATCTAATATTGAAAAGCTAGCAGAAgaggaaaagaagaaaaagatTCTGATAGCTACCTCTGTGATTCTTCCAGGAGGTTTACTTGTAATAGCAATCTTGGTGGTTTTGGAATTTATGAGGACAAGGCATTCCG aAGTTAGAGAACCATCTGAAACCCCAATG TTGTCCAGTGACCGGAGGGCTGAAGCTTAA